One Mycobacterium sp. SMC-4 DNA window includes the following coding sequences:
- a CDS encoding CaiB/BaiF CoA transferase family protein yields MVMGPYCTQIMADMGAEVIKVEPPEGDNTRFISVGPAPGMSGVFVNVNRGKRSVVLDLRSAEGKAAMRALITHADVFIHSMRAKAIAKLGLGYADVAALNPAIVYTNCYGYGRRGPERDRPAYDDTIQAECGLPAVQQQLTGQADYVGTIMADKVAGLTALYATMMALFHRERSGEGQEVEVAMFETMASFMLVEHANGAMFDPPLGPAVYPRTVAPNRRPYRTKDGYIAALIYNDKHWHAFVGAVQPPWASELYATLESRAHHIDAVYGLVAQTLVERTTEEWLALFRELEIPAAPLNTPDALFDDPHLDAVGLFETVDTQHGPVRFPGVPTWFSRTPGKVRGPAPELGADTAAVLAELGLGAVDPVGSS; encoded by the coding sequence ATGGTGATGGGCCCCTACTGCACCCAGATCATGGCGGACATGGGCGCCGAGGTGATCAAAGTCGAACCGCCCGAAGGCGACAACACCCGGTTCATCTCGGTCGGCCCGGCACCGGGGATGAGCGGGGTGTTCGTCAACGTCAACCGGGGCAAGCGCAGCGTGGTGCTCGATCTGCGCTCGGCCGAGGGCAAGGCTGCGATGCGTGCGCTGATCACACACGCCGACGTGTTCATCCACTCGATGCGTGCCAAGGCGATCGCCAAGCTGGGCTTGGGTTATGCCGATGTAGCGGCGCTGAATCCGGCGATCGTCTACACCAACTGCTACGGCTACGGGCGCCGCGGCCCGGAGCGGGATCGCCCTGCCTACGACGACACCATCCAAGCCGAATGCGGTCTGCCCGCGGTGCAGCAGCAGCTCACCGGCCAAGCCGACTACGTCGGCACCATCATGGCCGACAAGGTCGCCGGTCTGACCGCGCTGTACGCCACCATGATGGCGCTGTTCCACCGCGAACGTAGCGGCGAGGGACAAGAAGTCGAGGTCGCCATGTTCGAGACGATGGCGTCGTTCATGCTGGTCGAACATGCCAACGGCGCCATGTTCGACCCCCCTTTGGGCCCGGCGGTGTATCCGCGAACCGTGGCGCCCAACCGACGTCCATACCGCACCAAGGACGGGTACATCGCCGCGCTGATCTACAACGACAAACATTGGCATGCGTTCGTCGGCGCGGTGCAGCCGCCCTGGGCCTCAGAGCTGTACGCCACGTTGGAATCTCGCGCCCACCACATCGACGCCGTCTACGGCCTGGTGGCGCAGACGCTGGTCGAACGTACCACTGAGGAGTGGCTGGCGTTGTTCCGGGAACTGGAGATCCCGGCCGCGCCACTGAACACCCCCGACGCACTGTTCGACGATCCCCATCTGGATGCGGTCGGCTTGTTCGAAACGGTCGACACCCAGCACGGCCCGGTGCGGTTCCCCGGGGTGCCGACGTGGTTCTCCCGGACCCCCGGCAAGGTCCGCGGGCCGGCTCCGGAACTGGGTGCTGACACCGCCGCGGTGCTCGCCGAACTCGGTCTGGGTGCCGTCGACCCGGTCGGATCGAGTTAG
- a CDS encoding SDR family NAD(P)-dependent oxidoreductase: MSDLRFDGRVAVVTGGGRGLGRAYALLLAAQGATVVVNDLGGGLDGAGADEGPAHDVVREITTAGGTAVANTESVAAPEGGQAIIDAAVQRYGRVDVLVHNAGIVRRAPLKSMSYDDFDAVLDVHLRGAFHVVRPAFALMCDAGYGRLVLTSSIGGLYGNYEVANYAAAKAGVIGLSNVAAMEGAAHNVTSNVIVPAAVTRMAAGIDTSAYPPMDPDLVAPVVGYLAHESCAVTGEMFVALAGRVATAAITESPGVYRRAWTMSDVANNLDTIRDRSETLTFPVVPDGHGDHIRYSFAMAGRG; this comes from the coding sequence GTGTCTGACCTGCGCTTCGACGGACGGGTCGCAGTCGTCACCGGCGGCGGACGTGGCCTGGGCCGTGCCTATGCGCTGCTGCTGGCTGCCCAAGGCGCCACGGTGGTCGTCAACGACCTCGGCGGGGGGCTCGACGGCGCCGGCGCAGACGAAGGACCCGCTCACGACGTCGTCCGCGAAATCACCACTGCCGGAGGCACAGCAGTCGCCAACACCGAATCGGTGGCCGCCCCGGAAGGGGGACAGGCGATCATCGACGCGGCAGTCCAGCGCTACGGCAGGGTCGACGTGCTGGTGCACAACGCCGGGATCGTTCGGCGGGCACCCCTGAAGAGCATGTCCTACGACGACTTCGACGCGGTGCTCGACGTGCATCTACGGGGCGCCTTTCACGTCGTGCGTCCGGCGTTCGCTCTGATGTGCGACGCCGGATACGGACGCCTCGTGCTGACGTCGTCGATCGGTGGTCTCTATGGCAACTACGAGGTGGCCAACTACGCCGCCGCCAAGGCCGGTGTGATCGGATTGAGCAACGTGGCAGCAATGGAGGGAGCGGCGCACAACGTCACGAGCAACGTGATCGTGCCCGCGGCGGTGACGAGGATGGCCGCAGGGATCGACACCTCGGCCTATCCGCCGATGGACCCCGACCTGGTCGCGCCGGTCGTCGGCTACCTGGCGCACGAGAGCTGCGCGGTGACCGGCGAGATGTTCGTCGCTCTGGCCGGCCGGGTGGCCACCGCGGCGATCACCGAATCGCCCGGCGTGTATCGGCGGGCCTGGACCATGAGTGATGTCGCGAACAACCTCGACACGATTCGCGACCGCTCCGAGACCCTCACGTTCCCCGTCGTTCCCGACGGACATGGTGACCACATCCGGTACAGCTTCGCGATGGCCGGTCGTGGCTGA
- a CDS encoding NAD(P)/FAD-dependent oxidoreductase, with product MTSTESACGPTDTPTDIDIPALREKYAKERAKRLREEGADQYLELEGDFAEFYEVDPYTTVTERDPITEDVEVVILGGGFSGLLAGAYLKKSGVTGIRVIEMAGDFGGVWYWNRFPGIQCDNDAYCYIPLLEELDFMPSKKFADGAEIFEHCRNIGKHFGLYDGALFSTQVRELHWDDDAQRWRISTDRGDDIRARFLVMAQGSYNRPKLPGIPGIKEYRDAGGHVFHSARWDYDYTGGGPDGGLDKLADKRVALVGTGATGIQLVPHLGRDAEQLLVFQRTPSSVDERVNTPTDPQWAASLQPGWQEERKRNFHNWSPFVGVVFGEPDLVCDFWTELGRNLTARIAGAEDPAAVTIEQIMAFREEEDYKIMERLRRRVAAVVEDPQTAEMLKPYYRFMCKRPCSSEHYLATFNRPNVTLVDVSESKGVERLTEKGVVANGVEYEVDCVIFASGFEISTEISRRYAIDRIVGRDGLSLFDYWQDSYQTLHGMTSRGFPNQFFMGFIQGGVSANTTAMFEQQAKHIAYIIAEAQSRGATTVEPSQQGQDNWVATVRELAIDNSAFELSCTPGYYNNEGRGGAEGNGSFLGDFYSPGFYAFDELIAAWRDSGDLEGLELRV from the coding sequence GTGACGAGTACCGAAAGCGCGTGCGGGCCCACTGACACGCCCACCGACATCGATATCCCGGCGCTGCGCGAGAAGTACGCCAAAGAGCGGGCCAAACGTTTACGCGAAGAGGGTGCCGACCAGTACCTGGAACTGGAGGGCGATTTCGCCGAGTTCTACGAAGTCGATCCGTACACGACGGTGACCGAGCGTGATCCGATCACCGAGGACGTCGAGGTGGTGATTCTCGGCGGCGGCTTCTCCGGGCTGCTGGCAGGTGCCTACTTGAAGAAGTCGGGTGTGACCGGAATCCGTGTCATCGAGATGGCCGGGGACTTCGGGGGCGTCTGGTACTGGAACCGTTTCCCCGGGATCCAGTGTGACAACGACGCGTACTGCTACATCCCGCTGCTCGAAGAGCTCGACTTCATGCCCTCGAAGAAGTTCGCCGACGGCGCTGAGATCTTCGAACACTGCCGCAACATCGGTAAGCACTTCGGTCTCTACGACGGCGCGCTGTTCTCCACCCAGGTGCGCGAACTGCACTGGGACGACGACGCGCAGCGCTGGCGGATCAGCACCGACCGCGGCGACGACATCCGGGCTCGGTTCTTGGTGATGGCCCAGGGTTCCTACAACCGTCCGAAGCTGCCCGGTATCCCGGGAATCAAGGAGTACCGAGACGCCGGTGGCCACGTGTTCCACTCGGCCCGTTGGGACTACGACTACACCGGCGGTGGCCCCGATGGTGGCCTGGACAAGTTGGCCGACAAGCGGGTTGCACTCGTCGGCACCGGCGCGACCGGCATCCAGTTGGTGCCGCACCTGGGGCGAGACGCCGAGCAGCTGTTGGTTTTCCAGCGGACACCGTCATCGGTCGACGAGCGGGTCAACACCCCCACCGACCCCCAGTGGGCGGCCTCGCTGCAGCCGGGATGGCAAGAGGAACGCAAACGCAACTTCCACAACTGGTCGCCGTTTGTCGGCGTGGTATTCGGCGAACCCGATCTGGTGTGCGACTTCTGGACCGAGCTCGGCCGCAACCTGACCGCGCGCATCGCCGGCGCCGAAGATCCCGCGGCGGTGACCATCGAACAGATCATGGCGTTCCGGGAAGAAGAAGACTACAAGATCATGGAACGGTTGCGGCGGCGGGTGGCTGCCGTCGTCGAGGATCCTCAGACCGCTGAGATGCTCAAGCCCTACTACCGGTTCATGTGCAAGCGGCCGTGTTCCAGTGAGCACTATCTGGCCACATTCAACCGACCGAACGTGACGCTGGTCGACGTCTCGGAATCCAAGGGCGTGGAGAGACTGACCGAGAAGGGCGTCGTCGCCAACGGCGTCGAGTACGAGGTCGACTGCGTGATCTTCGCCAGCGGATTCGAGATCTCCACCGAGATCAGCCGCCGGTACGCCATCGACCGCATCGTCGGCCGGGACGGCCTTTCACTGTTCGACTACTGGCAGGACAGCTACCAGACGCTGCACGGCATGACCAGCCGCGGGTTCCCCAACCAGTTCTTCATGGGGTTCATCCAGGGCGGAGTCTCGGCGAACACCACCGCGATGTTCGAGCAGCAGGCCAAGCACATCGCCTACATCATTGCCGAGGCCCAGAGCCGTGGCGCGACCACGGTCGAGCCCAGCCAGCAGGGACAGGACAACTGGGTCGCCACCGTCCGGGAGCTGGCGATCGACAACTCGGCCTTCGAATTGTCTTGCACACCCGGCTATTACAACAACGAGGGCCGTGGCGGTGCCGAAGGTAACGGGTCCTTCCTCGGTGACTTCTATTCACCGGGCTTCTACGCCTTCGACGAGTTGATCGCGGCATGGCGTGACAGCGGTGATCTCGAAGGCCTGGAACTCCGTGTCTGA
- a CDS encoding aromatic ring-hydroxylating dioxygenase subunit alpha, whose product MTDLEARVDPPEELSEPMTISVDAYISPEYARAERDRLWRRVWQQIGRVEEFPEIGSYLTYDVLDDSILVVRTGEKEFRAHHNVCRHRGRRLVDTPDGAKNARGRARKSFVCGFHGWTYGLDGACTHIREQDDWVGKLTPELTHLAPVQVDTWGGWVFINMDPDAESLADYLFPAAKILDPFGLENMRYKWRKWLYFDCNWKVALEAFNETYHVFTTHPEFNKFGEFKGWAKAQGKHSNIGYDAPKNMEATKSKIRLGTGDDPRVSTAEMQMYTWEQTNATTTETLVNAARRLVDELPEGTAPDKVLEHWLASARRDDEARGVIWPTIPADILGQAGTAWQIFPNLQVGQGLTTALCYSARPHPSYDPDKCIFEVATLELYPKDEEPQTEWEYTPKESPNWLSVLPQDFSNMAAVQQGMKSAGFPGTLPNPYRERSTVNLHHQLSKYMGTGEPREL is encoded by the coding sequence ATGACAGATCTCGAAGCGAGGGTCGATCCGCCAGAAGAGCTTTCCGAGCCGATGACCATCAGCGTCGATGCCTACATCTCGCCGGAGTACGCCCGGGCCGAACGAGACCGGTTGTGGCGCAGGGTGTGGCAGCAGATAGGTCGGGTCGAGGAGTTCCCCGAGATCGGCAGCTACCTGACCTACGACGTCCTCGACGACTCGATCCTGGTGGTGCGCACCGGGGAAAAGGAGTTCCGGGCACACCACAATGTGTGCAGGCACCGTGGCCGTCGTCTGGTCGACACCCCCGACGGAGCCAAGAACGCGCGCGGACGGGCCCGTAAATCGTTCGTCTGCGGATTTCACGGCTGGACCTACGGTCTTGACGGCGCCTGCACCCACATCCGCGAGCAGGACGACTGGGTCGGCAAACTCACGCCGGAGCTCACCCACCTTGCGCCGGTCCAGGTGGACACCTGGGGCGGCTGGGTGTTCATCAACATGGACCCCGACGCCGAGTCGCTGGCCGACTACCTGTTCCCGGCGGCCAAGATCCTCGACCCCTTCGGGCTGGAGAACATGCGCTACAAATGGCGCAAGTGGTTGTACTTCGACTGCAATTGGAAGGTCGCGTTGGAAGCGTTCAACGAGACCTATCATGTGTTCACCACCCACCCGGAGTTCAACAAGTTCGGCGAGTTCAAGGGCTGGGCCAAGGCGCAGGGCAAGCACAGCAACATCGGCTACGACGCGCCGAAGAACATGGAAGCCACCAAGTCCAAGATCCGGCTGGGCACCGGCGACGATCCGCGCGTGTCGACCGCGGAGATGCAGATGTACACCTGGGAGCAGACCAACGCGACCACCACCGAGACACTGGTCAACGCGGCCAGGCGGCTGGTCGACGAACTCCCCGAGGGTACTGCGCCGGACAAGGTGCTCGAGCACTGGCTGGCCTCGGCCCGCCGTGACGACGAAGCCCGCGGGGTGATCTGGCCGACCATCCCGGCCGACATCCTCGGGCAGGCCGGCACGGCGTGGCAGATCTTTCCGAACCTGCAGGTCGGGCAGGGGCTGACGACCGCGTTGTGCTACAGCGCCCGACCGCATCCCAGCTACGATCCCGACAAGTGCATCTTCGAGGTGGCCACCTTGGAGCTGTACCCGAAAGATGAAGAGCCGCAGACGGAATGGGAGTACACACCCAAGGAGTCTCCGAACTGGCTCTCGGTGCTGCCGCAGGACTTCTCCAACATGGCTGCCGTGCAGCAGGGGATGAAGTCGGCAGGGTTCCCGGGCACGTTGCCCAACCCGTACCGCGAACGCAGCACCGTGAACCTGCACCACCAACTGTCCAAGTACATGGGAACCGGCGAGCCCCGCGAACTCTAG
- a CDS encoding SDR family NAD(P)-dependent oxidoreductase, with the protein MTGVSVSLDGRIVVVSGAGGGGIGTTVTRKAAEAGATVVAVSRRQDNLDAHVAPLAEQGLAVKPVAADASTDDGIAAVLDAVRTADGDLYGLVNVAGGAAPATWMPATRVTRQDWRDLFTANLETAFFMSQAVAAEIRGDGNPGSIVSISSISGMNTAPYHIAYGTAKAAVVAMTRTMAVELAGDGIRVNAVAPGVTATAASATYVEEDPERDRTAIAMGRRGTADEQANAILFLLSDLSSYITGQTLLVDGGLNLKWTHLGADNTSLFLKDESFRETMRRI; encoded by the coding sequence GTGACCGGGGTTTCGGTGTCCCTGGACGGCCGCATTGTCGTCGTGTCCGGGGCCGGCGGCGGGGGCATCGGCACCACGGTGACCCGCAAAGCTGCCGAGGCCGGGGCCACTGTCGTCGCCGTCAGCCGGCGCCAGGACAACCTCGACGCCCATGTGGCTCCGCTGGCCGAGCAGGGTCTGGCGGTCAAGCCGGTCGCTGCCGACGCATCGACCGACGACGGCATCGCAGCCGTCCTCGATGCGGTACGCACCGCCGACGGCGACCTTTACGGGCTGGTCAACGTCGCCGGTGGCGCCGCCCCGGCCACCTGGATGCCGGCCACCCGTGTCACGCGGCAAGACTGGCGCGACCTGTTCACCGCCAACCTCGAAACCGCGTTCTTCATGAGCCAGGCTGTCGCCGCTGAGATCCGCGGCGACGGCAATCCCGGCTCGATCGTCTCGATCTCGTCGATCAGCGGGATGAACACCGCGCCGTACCACATCGCGTACGGCACAGCCAAAGCCGCCGTTGTGGCGATGACACGCACGATGGCCGTCGAATTGGCCGGCGACGGAATACGTGTCAACGCGGTGGCGCCGGGGGTGACCGCGACCGCCGCCTCGGCCACCTACGTCGAGGAGGATCCCGAACGCGACCGCACCGCCATCGCGATGGGACGCCGGGGCACCGCCGACGAGCAGGCCAACGCGATCCTGTTCCTGCTGTCCGATCTGTCCAGCTACATCACCGGTCAAACCCTGCTGGTCGACGGTGGGCTGAACCTGAAGTGGACCCACCTCGGGGCCGACAACACGTCACTGTTCCTCAAAGACGAGTCATTCCGAGAAACCATGAGGAGGATCTGA
- a CDS encoding SMP-30/gluconolactonase/LRE family protein, translated as MTARYTAPNPSPAPGWQLARMTSPSRLFGANGLRTGPDGRVYIAQVTGSQISALDLGSGRLDTISPKGGDIVAPDDVAFGPDGTLYATEVMDGRVSARDPAGRSRVLRADLPCANGITVHQGRLFVGECRDGGRLMELPLGGGQPRILLDNLASPNAMEVGPDGWLYYPLMTANEIWRIHPDGTEAQRVATDLGVPDAVKFDAEGFIVSTQVASGQVLRIDPRTGDKSVLAQLNPGLDNLTFADGRLFVSNFTGEITEILPGGRTQTVLAGGLNWPLDLTVAAGRLHIADGTYFYAVTPDGSLQTVGMLFTPGYPGFLRGVTAVGPDEFVVTTSGGQVGHYRPAAGETEYLAGDFDQLYGVAVDGEATVFAELGTGRVHSLRNGTLETLADGLDAPVGVAIDPDGVPLVAESGAGRVVRLRPGTVDTVVGDLRQPQGITVVENRLYIVDAAAKELVEFDLESGARTTIASGLPVGPPPGVEPKPLKGMPPFSGPQGPFAGITAAPDGTLYLSADGDGSVLAVRRR; from the coding sequence ATGACTGCCCGCTACACCGCCCCCAACCCGTCGCCGGCCCCGGGCTGGCAGCTGGCGAGGATGACCTCGCCCAGCAGGTTGTTCGGCGCGAACGGGCTGCGCACGGGTCCGGATGGCCGGGTCTACATCGCGCAGGTCACCGGGAGTCAGATCAGCGCGCTGGACCTGGGGTCGGGCCGGTTGGACACCATCAGTCCGAAGGGCGGTGACATCGTCGCCCCCGACGACGTTGCTTTCGGCCCGGACGGCACCTTGTATGCCACCGAAGTGATGGACGGCCGCGTCAGCGCCCGCGATCCCGCCGGACGCAGCCGTGTGCTACGCGCCGACCTGCCCTGTGCAAACGGCATCACCGTGCATCAGGGCCGGCTGTTCGTCGGCGAATGCCGCGACGGTGGCCGGTTGATGGAGTTGCCGCTCGGCGGCGGCCAGCCGCGAATTCTGCTGGACAACCTTGCCTCGCCCAACGCGATGGAGGTCGGTCCCGACGGCTGGCTCTATTACCCGCTGATGACCGCCAACGAGATCTGGCGGATACACCCCGACGGCACGGAAGCCCAGCGGGTGGCCACCGACCTCGGCGTCCCCGACGCGGTGAAATTCGACGCCGAAGGCTTCATCGTCTCCACCCAGGTGGCCAGTGGTCAGGTGTTGCGCATCGACCCGCGCACCGGTGACAAGTCGGTTCTGGCGCAACTGAATCCCGGACTGGACAATCTGACCTTCGCCGACGGCCGACTGTTCGTCTCCAACTTCACCGGTGAGATCACCGAGATCCTTCCGGGGGGCCGGACCCAGACCGTGCTGGCCGGTGGCCTGAACTGGCCTCTGGACCTGACCGTGGCCGCGGGTCGGCTCCACATCGCCGACGGCACCTACTTCTACGCGGTCACCCCCGACGGCTCCCTCCAGACGGTGGGGATGCTGTTCACACCCGGCTACCCCGGTTTCCTGCGCGGTGTCACGGCGGTCGGACCGGATGAGTTCGTGGTCACCACCTCAGGTGGACAGGTCGGCCACTACCGTCCGGCAGCGGGCGAAACCGAGTACCTGGCAGGTGATTTCGATCAACTCTACGGCGTCGCGGTCGACGGTGAGGCCACCGTGTTCGCCGAGCTGGGCACCGGCCGGGTGCACAGCCTGCGAAACGGCACGCTCGAGACGCTCGCCGACGGACTCGACGCCCCGGTCGGGGTCGCCATCGACCCCGACGGCGTACCCTTGGTCGCCGAGTCCGGCGCCGGACGCGTGGTGCGGCTGCGGCCGGGTACCGTCGACACAGTGGTCGGGGATCTGCGACAACCCCAGGGCATCACCGTCGTCGAGAATCGTCTGTACATCGTCGACGCCGCCGCCAAAGAACTCGTCGAGTTCGACCTGGAAAGCGGTGCGCGTACCACCATCGCCTCCGGGCTGCCGGTCGGGCCCCCACCGGGCGTCGAGCCCAAGCCGCTGAAAGGGATGCCGCCGTTCTCCGGCCCCCAGGGTCCGTTCGCCGGGATCACCGCAGCTCCCGACGGCACGCTCTACCTCTCCGCCGACGGCGACGGCAGCGTGCTGGCGGTCCGCCGCAGATGA
- a CDS encoding GntR family transcriptional regulator, producing the protein MTTAAGDHRYLQVARTLRKEIVDGVYPVGSQLPTEHELCQRFAVSRYTVREALRRLRDDNLVASRPRAGTLVVPRPSTNSYAQDVMSIDDLLAFAQGAQFAIETNATVTVDDELAARTGLPLATEWLAVSGYRRTDDDATPMCRTEYYINRSFAAVGRLLHRHTGPIFPLIEDLFGVSIVEVHQEISAVVLTAELARALNAEPADAALQMQRTYTTSDAEIAQVTVNTHPSSRFRHAMTMRRVRDA; encoded by the coding sequence ATGACCACCGCTGCTGGTGATCACCGCTACCTGCAGGTGGCGCGCACGCTGCGCAAGGAGATCGTGGACGGCGTGTACCCGGTGGGTTCCCAGCTGCCCACCGAACACGAGCTGTGCCAGCGTTTTGCGGTCAGCCGCTACACGGTCCGCGAGGCGTTGCGTCGGCTGCGCGACGACAACCTCGTCGCGTCGCGGCCGCGGGCCGGCACCCTGGTGGTTCCCCGACCCAGCACCAACTCCTACGCCCAAGATGTCATGTCGATCGACGACCTGCTGGCGTTCGCCCAGGGTGCGCAGTTCGCGATCGAGACGAACGCCACAGTGACCGTCGACGACGAGTTGGCCGCGCGCACCGGGCTGCCGCTGGCCACCGAATGGCTTGCGGTCAGCGGTTACCGACGCACCGATGACGACGCCACACCCATGTGCCGAACCGAGTACTACATCAACCGCAGTTTCGCCGCGGTGGGCCGGCTGCTGCACCGCCACACCGGCCCCATTTTCCCACTCATCGAGGACCTCTTCGGCGTCAGTATCGTCGAGGTTCACCAGGAGATCTCGGCCGTCGTGCTGACCGCTGAGCTGGCCCGCGCGTTGAATGCCGAGCCGGCAGACGCGGCACTGCAGATGCAGCGCACCTACACCACCTCCGACGCGGAGATCGCACAGGTCACCGTCAACACCCACCCGTCATCGAGATTCCGCCATGCGATGACGATGCGCCGGGTGCGTGACGCCTGA
- a CDS encoding AMP-binding protein, with protein MTTTLAEALHEAAADTPDRVLVCDDATALTAAQLLDRATALAHALSRRMPTGSVVSFAVPNWHEACVIYLGATLAGMVVNPILPSLRDHELGFILADADSRAIFIPQAFAGHDYAAMLERVVAASARPPEVVVVRGEAGEHTAFADLLGEPHGGALPDLDPAATRMILYTSGTTGRPKGVMHSHESLAALIAQLGEYWRIDPGDTFLVPSPIAHIGGSIYSFECPLLLGTRAVLMPRWDADTAVTLMLEHRCTHMAGATPFLEGLLAAAERAGTRLPDLKVFICGGASVPPSLVRRATQFFAAAEVSRVYGSTEVPVTTIGALGDVDRGAETDGRPGIADIQIVTGEIRARGPQMFTGYLHAEDNRDSFDEAGYFRTGDLGRWTDDGCLVVTGRAKDLIIRNGENISPKEVEDILVTHPQIAEIAVVGVPDARTGERACAAIVPAGLPGPDVAELKEFLMTRGVAKFKIPEQVTLVEALPKNDAGKVLKHQLKATLTKES; from the coding sequence ATGACGACGACGCTGGCCGAAGCCCTCCACGAAGCAGCCGCCGACACCCCCGACCGGGTGCTGGTGTGCGACGATGCCACCGCCTTGACCGCCGCCCAATTACTCGACCGGGCAACGGCGCTGGCACATGCGCTGTCCCGCCGCATGCCCACCGGCAGTGTCGTGTCCTTCGCCGTGCCGAACTGGCACGAGGCCTGCGTCATCTATCTGGGTGCGACGTTGGCCGGGATGGTGGTCAATCCGATCCTGCCGTCCCTGCGCGACCACGAACTGGGGTTCATCCTCGCCGACGCCGACAGCCGGGCCATCTTCATCCCGCAGGCCTTCGCTGGTCACGACTACGCTGCGATGCTCGAACGCGTGGTCGCCGCCTCCGCACGCCCGCCGGAAGTCGTCGTCGTCCGCGGTGAAGCCGGTGAGCACACGGCCTTTGCCGACCTACTCGGCGAACCGCACGGCGGCGCGCTGCCCGACCTGGACCCGGCAGCCACCCGGATGATCCTCTACACCTCGGGCACCACAGGCCGACCCAAAGGCGTTATGCACAGCCATGAGTCGCTGGCGGCGCTGATTGCGCAGCTCGGAGAGTACTGGCGCATCGACCCAGGTGACACTTTTCTGGTGCCCTCACCGATCGCTCACATCGGCGGCTCGATCTATTCCTTCGAATGCCCGTTGCTGCTGGGCACCCGGGCGGTGCTGATGCCGCGCTGGGATGCCGACACTGCGGTCACGCTGATGCTCGAGCACCGCTGCACCCACATGGCCGGCGCCACGCCGTTTCTGGAGGGTCTGCTGGCAGCGGCCGAACGCGCCGGCACCCGCCTGCCCGATCTCAAGGTATTCATCTGCGGGGGCGCCTCGGTGCCCCCGTCACTGGTTCGGCGCGCCACGCAGTTCTTCGCTGCTGCCGAGGTCAGCAGGGTCTACGGGTCCACCGAGGTCCCGGTGACCACCATCGGGGCCCTCGGCGACGTCGACCGCGGCGCCGAGACCGATGGCCGCCCGGGCATCGCCGACATCCAGATCGTCACCGGCGAGATCCGGGCCCGCGGTCCACAGATGTTCACCGGGTATCTGCACGCCGAGGACAACCGCGACTCTTTCGACGAGGCAGGCTATTTCCGCACCGGGGATCTGGGCCGGTGGACCGACGACGGCTGCCTGGTGGTGACGGGCCGAGCCAAGGACCTCATCATCCGCAACGGTGAGAACATCTCACCCAAGGAAGTCGAGGACATCCTGGTGACACACCCGCAGATCGCCGAGATCGCAGTGGTCGGTGTGCCGGATGCGCGAACCGGGGAACGGGCGTGCGCAGCGATCGTGCCCGCCGGGTTACCCGGCCCCGACGTCGCCGAGCTCAAGGAGTTCCTGATGACGCGAGGGGTCGCGAAGTTCAAGATCCCCGAGCAGGTGACGCTCGTCGAGGCGCTGCCGAAGAACGACGCCGGCAAGGTTCTCAAGCACCAGCTCAAAGCAACTCTGACCAAGGAGTCCTGA
- a CDS encoding SDR family NAD(P)-dependent oxidoreductase — translation MQVAIVTGASSGIGFGCAKTLAEQGVAVLGTGRDADRLGELERVIGDPDRITTLPIDLTAEDGPRRIVETALERFGRIDFLINNAGVGSPKPLHETDDESLDYFLGLMLRAPFRLAREVIGHMRPGSAIINITSTFAVVGGLRGGAYSAAKGGMTSLTSHIACQYGPQGIRCNAVAPGVTLTPMVASRLDDERFRKINTEMTPYPRLGRVEDIAATVAFLCSEGAGFINGQTIVVDGGWSSTKYLSDFALNSEWVARESSS, via the coding sequence ATGCAGGTAGCCATCGTCACCGGGGCCAGCAGTGGGATCGGATTCGGTTGCGCGAAAACGCTGGCCGAGCAGGGCGTCGCGGTGCTGGGCACCGGTCGCGATGCTGATCGACTCGGTGAACTCGAGCGCGTGATCGGCGACCCGGACCGCATCACAACCCTGCCGATCGACCTGACCGCCGAAGACGGGCCGCGGCGTATCGTCGAGACCGCCCTCGAGAGGTTCGGCCGCATCGACTTCCTGATCAACAACGCCGGAGTCGGCAGCCCGAAACCGTTGCACGAAACCGACGACGAATCCCTGGACTACTTCCTGGGCCTGATGTTGCGAGCGCCGTTCCGGCTGGCCCGCGAGGTGATCGGTCACATGCGGCCCGGCTCGGCGATCATCAACATCACCTCGACTTTCGCCGTGGTCGGCGGGCTGCGCGGGGGCGCGTACTCGGCGGCCAAGGGCGGGATGACATCGCTGACCAGCCACATCGCCTGCCAGTATGGGCCGCAGGGGATTCGGTGCAACGCGGTGGCGCCGGGAGTGACCCTGACACCGATGGTGGCCAGCCGACTGGACGACGAACGGTTCCGCAAGATCAACACCGAGATGACGCCGTACCCGCGGCTGGGACGGGTCGAAGACATCGCCGCGACGGTCGCGTTCCTGTGTTCGGAGGGCGCCGGCTTCATCAACGGCCAGACCATCGTCGTCGACGGCGGGTGGAGTTCGACGAAGTACCTGTCCGACTTCGCGCTGAACTCCGAATGGGTTGCGCGCGAGTCGTCGTCGTGA